In Entelurus aequoreus isolate RoL-2023_Sb linkage group LG13, RoL_Eaeq_v1.1, whole genome shotgun sequence, a genomic segment contains:
- the LOC133663279 gene encoding uncharacterized protein K02A2.6-like has product MASTQISHPEPFDFSNPSGWPRWIRRFERFRVVSGLTEKEEEYQVNSLLYAMGDAADDILAVLPLTDENKKKYDTVKEAFEQHCVGKHNVIFERAQFNMRFQQDGESAEAFITTVHKLAEHCNYRDLKEELIRDRIVVGINDRRLSEQLQMDSELTLVKTIQRVRQSETVKKQQTLMYNTAGEGDSKINLDAVQTRFQRLGKKPQHSNKGQRSDTQGEKECGRCGKGRRHAWKDCPAKDVECRKCRKIGHYAVACFRGKAVNTVTECQSDGDNDQEDYAFLGEVQTQTTRPWMENILLNGEAINFKIDTGADVTSIPESVFKPTRDGKLEKPLKKLFGPGRNPLNVKGCFQGKMLAKGLFTDQHVYVVAGLTQPLLGLPAIEAMQLVHRAEAVTATQPETDFKAAYPAVFHGLGELKEPYRIELKKGATPYALSTPRRVPLPLREKVREELDRMETMGVISKVTEPTAWCSGMVVVPKPKQDKLRICVDLTKLNKAVKRERHILPSVDQTLAMMSEAKVFTKLDARSGFWQIPLTPKSRPLTTFITPFGRYLFNRLPFGIKSAPEHFQRRMSQMLEDFEGVLCHADDVLVYGRDRQEHDQRLHSVLQKMQEEGLTLNEKCEFAKEHMIFVGHKVSAKGIEPDPNKTKAILQMPEPECAEDVRRLIGMANYLSKFLPQLATVTVPLKDLLREKNEWVWGEPQQTAFQKLKEGLSSPTALAKYSNAAETQVAADASAYGIGAVLTQKQADGSWQPVTFISRGLTDTEKRYAQIEKEALAATWACERLTSYVQGLHFTLLTDHKPLVPLLSTRGLDDLPPRVLRFRLRLLRYDYDIVHVPGKNLITADTLSRAPLQDKMSPGDLELEREVQVFVNAVVSSLPATDTRLEEIKRAQQADETCKTVSHYCLTEWPEKHTLRPDVAPYWKVRADLYLADDLLMKGERLVIPQALRREIMTKLHEGHQGISKCRSRAKESVWWPGITAHIREAVDQCETCQKYRIQYREPLMETTVPDRPWQKVHRGGRAQSYDI; this is encoded by the exons ATGGCATCTACACAAATATCACACCCAGAACCATTTGACTTCTCAAATCCGTCAGGATGGCCAAGATGGATCAGAAGGTTTGAGAGATTTCGTGTTGTATCTGGATTAACAGAGAAAGAAGAGGAGTATCAGGTGAATTCACTTCTCTATGCTATGGGAGATGCAGCAGATGATATTTTGGCAGTTTTACCGTTGACTGATGAAAACAAAAAGAAGTATGATACAGTTAAAGAAGCATTTGAGCAGCACTGTGTGGGAAAACACAATGTGATTTTTGAAAGGGCCCAGTTTAACATGAGGTTCCAACAAGATGGAGAGAGTGCAGAAGCATTCATCACCACTGTGCACAAGTTAGCAGAACATTGTAACTATAGAGATCTGAAGGAAGAGCTAATAAGAGACAGAATTGTGGTTGGAATAAATGACAGGAGGCTGTCAGAACAGCTACAGATGGACTCAGAATTGACCCTGGTGAAGACAATACAAAGAGTGAGACAAAGTGAAACTGTTAAGAAACAACAGACATTAATGTACAACACTGCTGGAGAAGGAGACTCCAAGATAAATTTAGATGCTGTTCAGACAAGGTTTCAGCGCCTGGGGAAAAAGCCTCAACACTCAAACAAAGGCCAAAGGTCAGACACTCAAGGAGAAAAAGAGTGTGGCCGATGTGGAAAAGGACGCAGACATGCATGGAAAGACTGCCCAGCTAAAGATGTAGAATGTCGCAAGTGTCGCAAAATTGGACATTATGCAGTGGCCTGTTTCAGAGGGAAAGCAGTAAACACAGTCACAGAGTGCCAGTCAGACGGTGACAATGATCAGGAGGACTATGCTTTTCTAGGTGAGGTGCAAACACAGACTACAAGGCCTTGGATGGAAAATATACTACTCAACGGGGAAGCCATTAATTTTAAAATCGACACAGGAGCTGACGTGACATCCATACCGGAAAGTGTCTTTAAACCAACACGAGATGGCAAGTTGGAGAAACCACTTAAGAAACTGTTTGGACCGGGACGCAACCCCCTGAATGTAAAGGGCTGTTTCCAGGGGAAAATGCTGGCAAAAGGCCTCTTTACAGACCAACATGTTTATGTTGTGGCAGGACTGACACAACCACTTCTGGGACTACCAGCCATAGAGGCCATGCAACTGGTTCACAGAGCAGAGGCTGTCACAGCGACACAGCCTGAAACAGATTTCAAAGCAGCGTATCCAGCGGTGTTCCATGGGCTTGGTGAGCTGAAGGAGCCGTACCGCATAGAGCTGAAAAAAGGAGCGACACCTTATGCTCTCTCAACACCCAGACGGGTCCCACTGCCACTGAGAGAGAAAGTGCGTGAAGAACTGGATAGAATGGAAACTATGGGAGTCATATCAAAAGTGACAGAACCAACGGCTTGGTGCTCTGGAATGGTTGTGGTTCCAAAACCAAAGCAGGACAAACTCAGGATCTGTGTAGATCTCACAAAGCTAAACAAAGCAGTGAAAAGAGAACGCCATATTCTTCCTTCCGTCGACCAAACACTTGCGATGATGTCAGAGGCAAAGGTTTTCACAAAACTAGATGCTCGATCTGGATTTTGGCAAATCCCATTAACCCCAAAATCACGACCATTAACCACATTCATCACTCCTTTTGGGAGATATCTGTTCAACCGCCTGCCCTTTGGGATCAAATCCGCTCCAGAACATTTTCAAAGAAGGAtgtcacaaatgttggaggatttTGAGGGCGTGCTGTGTCATGCAGATGATGTTCTTGTGTATGGCCGTGACAGACAGGAACATGACCAAAGACTGCACAGTGTGCTCCAGAAAATGCAGGAGGAAGGCCTCACTTTGAACGAGAAGTGTGAGTTTGCTAAGGAGCACATGATCTTTGTTGGTCACAAGGTTTCGGCAAAAGGCATCGAGCCCgacccaaacaaaacaaaagcgatTCTTCAGATGCCAGAGCCTGAATGCGCGGAGGATGTGCGCCGCCTAATAGGCATGGCAAATTACCTGTCCAAATTCTTGCCACAACTGGCTACTGTCACCGTGCCCCTGAAAGACCTACTGAGGGAGAAAAATGAGTGGGTCTGGGGGGAACCTCAACAGACTGCTTTTCAAAAGCTGAAAGAAGGACTGAGCTCACCGACAGCACTTGCTAAATATTCAAATGCAGCAGAGACTCAAGTAGCAGCAGATGCATCAGCATACGGAATAGGTGCTGTTCTCACGCAGAAACAGGCTGATGGCTCATGGCAACCAGTGACGTTTATTTCAAGAGGACTGACAGATACAGAGAAGCGCTATGCGCAGATTGAAAAGGAGGCGCTGGCAGCAACATGGGCGTGCGAAAGACTGACCTCCTACGTGCAGGGTCTACACTTCACACTCCTGACAGACCATAAGCCCCTGGTCCCACTGTTGAGCACCAGAGGTTTGGATGATCTGCCACCAAGGGTTCTGAGATTTCGTCTGCGACTCCTGAGGTATGATTATGACATTGTTCATGTCCCAGGGAAAAACCTCATCACTGCAGACACGCTGTCTAGAGCGCCGCTTCAGGACAAGATGTCACCTGGTGACTTGGAACTTGAAAGAGAGGTCCAGGTGTTTGTGAATGCTGTTGTGTCCTCACTCCCCGCTACAGACACACGATTGGAAGAAATTAAACGGGCACAACAAGCAgatgaaacatgcaaaacagtGTCACACTACTGTCTGACAGAATGGCCGGAAAAACACACGCTGAGGCCAGACGTTGCCCCCTACTGGAAGGTCAGAGCAGACCTGTATCTTGCAGATGACCTTCTCATGAAAGGCGAGAGACTGGTGATACCACAAGCACTCAGAAGGGAGATCATGACTAAACTTCACGAAGGTCATCAAGGAATCTCCAAATGTCGCTCTAGAGCCAAGGAATCGGTATGGTGGCCTGGAATCACTGCCCACATCAGAGAGGCAGTGGACCAGTGTGAAACGTGCCAAAAATATAGAATCCAGTACAGAGAGCCGCTGATGGAGACCACAGTACCAGATCGCCCATGGCAAAAG GTACATCGAGGTGGCAGAGCTCAGAGTTACGACATCTGA